The following are encoded in a window of Pongo abelii isolate AG06213 chromosome 16, NHGRI_mPonAbe1-v2.0_pri, whole genome shotgun sequence genomic DNA:
- the LOC100449919 gene encoding golgin subfamily A member 8B isoform X6, protein MAEETRQSKLAAAKKKLKEYWQRNSPGVPAAAKRNRKANGSSPGTAASGGCHSSEASATGIHGEGPTSSATLKDLESPRQEQAAVLDSRSVKISRLNNTIKSLKQQKKQVEHQLEEEKEANSEKQKAQTELEVQIQRLNIENKKLNTDLYRTKRSLRYFEDESRDLAGRLQRSSQRTGELERALCAVAATQKKPDGFLSRSKALMKMQLEQSIREQILLKRHVTQLKELLKEVQLERDQYALQIKGERAQWQQRMRKMSQEVCTLKEAKKHDTHRVEELERSLSKLKNQTAEPLPPDPPAVPSEVELQDLRKELERVAGELQAQVENNRRINLLNHGQKERLREQEERLQEQQERLREQEKRLQQLAEPQSDYKELNEDKSALQLEQQVKELQEKLGQVTEMVTSAQKEPEAAAPASGAGGESVSGETLRALREVMEKLESGLMDLLEEKADLREHVEKLEVRFIQYWRERCHQKVHRLLTEPGGSAKDAAPGGGHHQAGPGQGGGEGEAAGAAGDGVVACANYNEGHGKFLATARNPAAEPGPGAPAPQELGAADMHGDLCEVSLTNSVEPAQGEAREGSSQDNPTAQPIVQLLGEMQDHQEHPGLGSNPCVPCFCWAWLPRRRR, encoded by the exons ATATTGGCAGAGAAACAGCCCTGGTGTTCCAGCAGCAGCGAAGAGGAACAGGAAAGCAAATGGCAGTAGCCCTGGGACAGccgcttctggtggttgccactCATCTGAGGCT TCAGCAACAGGTATCCACGGGGAGGGCCCTACATCATCTGCTACCCTGAAGGATCTGGAG AGCCCACGCCAAGAACAAGCAGCAGTCCTGGACTCGAGGTCCGTAAAAATCAGTCGACTGAATAACACCATCAAATCTTTG aaacaacagaagaaacaagTGGAACATCAGCTGGAAGAA gaaaaggaagcaaacagTGAGAAACAGAAAGCCCAAACGGagctagag GTTCAAATCCAGAGATTGAACATAGAGAACAAGAAACTAAATACGGACCTGTATCGCACGAAACGTTCTCTCAGATACTTTGAAG ACGAGTCCAGGGATCTGGCCGGCCGCCTGCAACGTTCATCACAGCGTACAGGAGAGTTAGAGCGGGCTCTCTGTGCTGTCGCCGCCACGCAGAAGAAGCCGGATGGG TTCTTGAGCCGCAGTAAAGCACTTATGAAGATGCAGTTAGAGCAGTCCATAAGGGAGCAGATACTGCTGAAACGACACGTGACACAG TTGAAGGAGTTGCTTAAAGAAGTCCAGCTGGAGAGAGATCAATATGCACTACAAATAAAAGGAGAGAGGGCCCAGTGGCAGCAGAGGATGAGGAAAATGTCACAGGAG gtTTGCACATTGAAGGAGGCGAAGAAGCATGATACACATCGGGTAGAAGAGCTGGAGAGGAGTTTGTCCAAACTCAAAAACCAGACGG CTGAACCACTGCCCCCGGATCCCCCAGCAGTGCCCTCTGAGGTGGAGCTGCAAGATCTGAGGAAGGAGCTGGAGAGAGTGGCAGGAGAGCTCCAGGCTCAGGTGGAAAACAATCGGCGCATCAATCTCCTGAACCATGGGCAAAAGGAGAGGCTTCGCGAGCAGGAGGAGAGGCTTCAGGAGCAGCAGGAGAGGCTTCGGGAACAGGAGAAGAGGCTTCAGCAGCTGGCCGAGCCACAGAGTGACTACAAGGAGCTG AACGAGGACAAGAGCGCCCTGCAGTTGGAGCAGCAAGTAAAGGAGCTGCAGGAGAAGCTGGGCCAGGTGACGGAGATGGTCACCTCAGCCCAGAAGGAGCCagaggcagcagccccagcctcGGGGGCTGGGGGCGAGTCTGTGAGTGGGGAGACCCTCCGGGCCCTGCGGGAAGTCATGGAGAAGCTAGAG AGCGGCCTTATGGACCTCCTGGAGGAGAAGGCGGACCTGAGGgagcatgtggagaaactggaagttCGATTCATCCAGTACTGGAGAGAGAGATGCCATCA GAAAGTGCATCGCCTTCTAACAGAGCCAGGGGGCAGTGCCAAAGACGCGGCACCTGGAGGAGGACATCACCAGGCTGGCCCAGGacaaggaggaggggaag GTGAAGCTGCTGGAGCTGCAGGAGATGGTGTTGTGGCTTGTGCCAACTATAACGAGGGGCACGGCAAATTCCTGGCCACTGCCCGGAACCCTGCTGCTGAACCCGGTCCAGGAGCCCCAGCCCCCCAGGAGCTTGGGGCTGCCGACATGCATGGTG ATCTTTGTGAGGTGAGCCTCACCAACAGCGTGGAGCCTGCACAAGGAGAAGCCAGGGAGGGTTCTTCCCAGGACAACCCTACTGCACAGCCAATCGTGCAGCTCCTTGGTGAGATGCAGGACCACCAAGAGCACCCAGGCTTGGGCAGCAACCCCTGTGTGCCATGCTTTTGCTGGGCTTGGCTGCCCAGAAGAAGGAGATAA
- the LOC100449919 gene encoding golgin subfamily A member 8A isoform X1 has translation MAEETRQSKLAAAKKKLKEYWQRNSPGVPAAAKRNRKANGSSPGTAASGGCHSSEASATGIHGEGPTSSATLKDLEVGGSGRRCSDPTGQPSNLLPPRGLGASLPAETAHTHPSPNDCSLYLSPNSSSTSSSLHAPQSPRQEQAAVLDSRSVKISRLNNTIKSLKQQKKQVEHQLEEEKEANSEKQKAQTELEVQIQRLNIENKKLNTDLYRTKRSLRYFEDESRDLAGRLQRSSQRTGELERALCAVAATQKKPDGFLSRSKALMKMQLEQSIREQILLKRHVTQLKELLKEVQLERDQYALQIKGERAQWQQRMRKMSQEVCTLKEAKKHDTHRVEELERSLSKLKNQTAEPLPPDPPAVPSEVELQDLRKELERVAGELQAQVENNRRINLLNHGQKERLREQEERLQEQQERLREQEKRLQQLAEPQSDYKELLQNLLLSVQKNEDKSALQLEQQVKELQEKLGQVTEMVTSAQKEPEAAAPASGAGGESVSGETLRALREVMEKLESGLMDLLEEKADLREHVEKLEVRFIQYWRERCHQKVHRLLTEPGGSAKDAAPGGGHHQAGPGQGGGEGEAAGAAGDGVVACANYNEGHGKFLATARNPAAEPGPGAPAPQELGAADMHGDLCEVSLTNSVEPAQGEAREGSSQDNPTAQPIVQLLGEMQDHQEHPGLGSNPCVPCFCWAWLPRRRR, from the exons ATATTGGCAGAGAAACAGCCCTGGTGTTCCAGCAGCAGCGAAGAGGAACAGGAAAGCAAATGGCAGTAGCCCTGGGACAGccgcttctggtggttgccactCATCTGAGGCT TCAGCAACAGGTATCCACGGGGAGGGCCCTACATCATCTGCTACCCTGAAGGATCTGGAGGTAGGAGGCTCTGGGCGGAGGTGCAGTGACCCCACAGGCCAGCCCTCCAACCTTCTCCCACCGCGGGGACTGGGTGCCTCTCTGCCAGCTGAGACAgcgcacacacaccccagccctaaTGATTGTTCTCTCTACCTCTCCCCcaactcctcctccacctcctcctctctgcatGCGCCTCAGAGCCCACGCCAAGAACAAGCAGCAGTCCTGGACTCGAGGTCCGTAAAAATCAGTCGACTGAATAACACCATCAAATCTTTG aaacaacagaagaaacaagTGGAACATCAGCTGGAAGAA gaaaaggaagcaaacagTGAGAAACAGAAAGCCCAAACGGagctagag GTTCAAATCCAGAGATTGAACATAGAGAACAAGAAACTAAATACGGACCTGTATCGCACGAAACGTTCTCTCAGATACTTTGAAG ACGAGTCCAGGGATCTGGCCGGCCGCCTGCAACGTTCATCACAGCGTACAGGAGAGTTAGAGCGGGCTCTCTGTGCTGTCGCCGCCACGCAGAAGAAGCCGGATGGG TTCTTGAGCCGCAGTAAAGCACTTATGAAGATGCAGTTAGAGCAGTCCATAAGGGAGCAGATACTGCTGAAACGACACGTGACACAG TTGAAGGAGTTGCTTAAAGAAGTCCAGCTGGAGAGAGATCAATATGCACTACAAATAAAAGGAGAGAGGGCCCAGTGGCAGCAGAGGATGAGGAAAATGTCACAGGAG gtTTGCACATTGAAGGAGGCGAAGAAGCATGATACACATCGGGTAGAAGAGCTGGAGAGGAGTTTGTCCAAACTCAAAAACCAGACGG CTGAACCACTGCCCCCGGATCCCCCAGCAGTGCCCTCTGAGGTGGAGCTGCAAGATCTGAGGAAGGAGCTGGAGAGAGTGGCAGGAGAGCTCCAGGCTCAGGTGGAAAACAATCGGCGCATCAATCTCCTGAACCATGGGCAAAAGGAGAGGCTTCGCGAGCAGGAGGAGAGGCTTCAGGAGCAGCAGGAGAGGCTTCGGGAACAGGAGAAGAGGCTTCAGCAGCTGGCCGAGCCACAGAGTGACTACAAGGAGCTG CTGCAGAACTTGCTTCTCTCTGTCCAGAAGAACGAGGACAAGAGCGCCCTGCAGTTGGAGCAGCAAGTAAAGGAGCTGCAGGAGAAGCTGGGCCAGGTGACGGAGATGGTCACCTCAGCCCAGAAGGAGCCagaggcagcagccccagcctcGGGGGCTGGGGGCGAGTCTGTGAGTGGGGAGACCCTCCGGGCCCTGCGGGAAGTCATGGAGAAGCTAGAG AGCGGCCTTATGGACCTCCTGGAGGAGAAGGCGGACCTGAGGgagcatgtggagaaactggaagttCGATTCATCCAGTACTGGAGAGAGAGATGCCATCA GAAAGTGCATCGCCTTCTAACAGAGCCAGGGGGCAGTGCCAAAGACGCGGCACCTGGAGGAGGACATCACCAGGCTGGCCCAGGacaaggaggaggggaag GTGAAGCTGCTGGAGCTGCAGGAGATGGTGTTGTGGCTTGTGCCAACTATAACGAGGGGCACGGCAAATTCCTGGCCACTGCCCGGAACCCTGCTGCTGAACCCGGTCCAGGAGCCCCAGCCCCCCAGGAGCTTGGGGCTGCCGACATGCATGGTG ATCTTTGTGAGGTGAGCCTCACCAACAGCGTGGAGCCTGCACAAGGAGAAGCCAGGGAGGGTTCTTCCCAGGACAACCCTACTGCACAGCCAATCGTGCAGCTCCTTGGTGAGATGCAGGACCACCAAGAGCACCCAGGCTTGGGCAGCAACCCCTGTGTGCCATGCTTTTGCTGGGCTTGGCTGCCCAGAAGAAGGAGATAA
- the LOC100449919 gene encoding golgin subfamily A member 8B isoform X4 has product MAEETRQSKLAAAKKKLKEYWQRNSPGVPAAAKRNRKANGSSPGTAASGGCHSSEASATGIHGEGPTSSATLKDLESPRQEQAAVLDSRSVKISRLNNTIKSLKQQKKQVEHQLEEEKEANSEKQKAQTELEVQIQRLNIENKKLNTDLYRTKRSLRYFEDESRDLAGRLQRSSQRTGELERALCAVAATQKKPDGFLSRSKALMKMQLEQSIREQILLKRHVTQLKELLKEVQLERDQYALQIKGERAQWQQRMRKMSQEVCTLKEAKKHDTHRVEELERSLSKLKNQTAEPLPPDPPAVPSEVELQDLRKELERVAGELQAQVENNRRINLLNHGQKERLREQEERLQEQQERLREQEKRLQQLAEPQSDYKELLQNLLLSVQKNEDKSALQLEQQVKELQEKLGQVTEMVTSAQKEPEAAAPASGAGGESVSGETLRALREVMEKLESGLMDLLEEKADLREHVEKLEVRFIQYWRERCHQKVHRLLTEPGGSAKDAAPGGGHHQAGPGQGGGEGEAAGAAGDGVVACANYNEGHGKFLATARNPAAEPGPGAPAPQELGAADMHGDLCEVSLTNSVEPAQGEAREGSSQDNPTAQPIVQLLGEMQDHQEHPGLGSNPCVPCFCWAWLPRRRR; this is encoded by the exons ATATTGGCAGAGAAACAGCCCTGGTGTTCCAGCAGCAGCGAAGAGGAACAGGAAAGCAAATGGCAGTAGCCCTGGGACAGccgcttctggtggttgccactCATCTGAGGCT TCAGCAACAGGTATCCACGGGGAGGGCCCTACATCATCTGCTACCCTGAAGGATCTGGAG AGCCCACGCCAAGAACAAGCAGCAGTCCTGGACTCGAGGTCCGTAAAAATCAGTCGACTGAATAACACCATCAAATCTTTG aaacaacagaagaaacaagTGGAACATCAGCTGGAAGAA gaaaaggaagcaaacagTGAGAAACAGAAAGCCCAAACGGagctagag GTTCAAATCCAGAGATTGAACATAGAGAACAAGAAACTAAATACGGACCTGTATCGCACGAAACGTTCTCTCAGATACTTTGAAG ACGAGTCCAGGGATCTGGCCGGCCGCCTGCAACGTTCATCACAGCGTACAGGAGAGTTAGAGCGGGCTCTCTGTGCTGTCGCCGCCACGCAGAAGAAGCCGGATGGG TTCTTGAGCCGCAGTAAAGCACTTATGAAGATGCAGTTAGAGCAGTCCATAAGGGAGCAGATACTGCTGAAACGACACGTGACACAG TTGAAGGAGTTGCTTAAAGAAGTCCAGCTGGAGAGAGATCAATATGCACTACAAATAAAAGGAGAGAGGGCCCAGTGGCAGCAGAGGATGAGGAAAATGTCACAGGAG gtTTGCACATTGAAGGAGGCGAAGAAGCATGATACACATCGGGTAGAAGAGCTGGAGAGGAGTTTGTCCAAACTCAAAAACCAGACGG CTGAACCACTGCCCCCGGATCCCCCAGCAGTGCCCTCTGAGGTGGAGCTGCAAGATCTGAGGAAGGAGCTGGAGAGAGTGGCAGGAGAGCTCCAGGCTCAGGTGGAAAACAATCGGCGCATCAATCTCCTGAACCATGGGCAAAAGGAGAGGCTTCGCGAGCAGGAGGAGAGGCTTCAGGAGCAGCAGGAGAGGCTTCGGGAACAGGAGAAGAGGCTTCAGCAGCTGGCCGAGCCACAGAGTGACTACAAGGAGCTG CTGCAGAACTTGCTTCTCTCTGTCCAGAAGAACGAGGACAAGAGCGCCCTGCAGTTGGAGCAGCAAGTAAAGGAGCTGCAGGAGAAGCTGGGCCAGGTGACGGAGATGGTCACCTCAGCCCAGAAGGAGCCagaggcagcagccccagcctcGGGGGCTGGGGGCGAGTCTGTGAGTGGGGAGACCCTCCGGGCCCTGCGGGAAGTCATGGAGAAGCTAGAG AGCGGCCTTATGGACCTCCTGGAGGAGAAGGCGGACCTGAGGgagcatgtggagaaactggaagttCGATTCATCCAGTACTGGAGAGAGAGATGCCATCA GAAAGTGCATCGCCTTCTAACAGAGCCAGGGGGCAGTGCCAAAGACGCGGCACCTGGAGGAGGACATCACCAGGCTGGCCCAGGacaaggaggaggggaag GTGAAGCTGCTGGAGCTGCAGGAGATGGTGTTGTGGCTTGTGCCAACTATAACGAGGGGCACGGCAAATTCCTGGCCACTGCCCGGAACCCTGCTGCTGAACCCGGTCCAGGAGCCCCAGCCCCCCAGGAGCTTGGGGCTGCCGACATGCATGGTG ATCTTTGTGAGGTGAGCCTCACCAACAGCGTGGAGCCTGCACAAGGAGAAGCCAGGGAGGGTTCTTCCCAGGACAACCCTACTGCACAGCCAATCGTGCAGCTCCTTGGTGAGATGCAGGACCACCAAGAGCACCCAGGCTTGGGCAGCAACCCCTGTGTGCCATGCTTTTGCTGGGCTTGGCTGCCCAGAAGAAGGAGATAA
- the LOC100449919 gene encoding golgin subfamily A member 8A isoform X3, whose protein sequence is MAEETRQSKLAAAKKKLKEYWQRNSPGVPAAAKRNRKANGSSPGTAASGGCHSSEASATGIHGEGPTSSATLKDLEVGGSGRRCSDPTGQPSNLLPPRGLGASLPAETAHTHPSPNDCSLYLSPNSSSTSSSLHAPQSPRQEQAAVLDSRSVKISRLNNTIKSLKQQKKQVEHQLEEEKEANSEKQKAQTELEVQIQRLNIENKKLNTDLYRTKRSLRYFEDESRDLAGRLQRSSQRTGELERALCAVAATQKKPDGFLSRSKALMKMQLEQSIREQILLKRHVTQLKELLKEVQLERDQYALQIKGERAQWQQRMRKMSQEVCTLKEAKKHDTHRVEELERSLSKLKNQTAEPLPPDPPAVPSEVELQDLRKELERVAGELQAQVENNRRINLLNHGQKERLREQEERLQEQQERLREQEKRLQQLAEPQSDYKELNEDKSALQLEQQVKELQEKLGQVTEMVTSAQKEPEAAAPASGAGGESVSGETLRALREVMEKLESGLMDLLEEKADLREHVEKLEVRFIQYWRERCHQKVHRLLTEPGGSAKDAAPGGGHHQAGPGQGGGEGEAAGAAGDGVVACANYNEGHGKFLATARNPAAEPGPGAPAPQELGAADMHGDLCEVSLTNSVEPAQGEAREGSSQDNPTAQPIVQLLGEMQDHQEHPGLGSNPCVPCFCWAWLPRRRR, encoded by the exons ATATTGGCAGAGAAACAGCCCTGGTGTTCCAGCAGCAGCGAAGAGGAACAGGAAAGCAAATGGCAGTAGCCCTGGGACAGccgcttctggtggttgccactCATCTGAGGCT TCAGCAACAGGTATCCACGGGGAGGGCCCTACATCATCTGCTACCCTGAAGGATCTGGAGGTAGGAGGCTCTGGGCGGAGGTGCAGTGACCCCACAGGCCAGCCCTCCAACCTTCTCCCACCGCGGGGACTGGGTGCCTCTCTGCCAGCTGAGACAgcgcacacacaccccagccctaaTGATTGTTCTCTCTACCTCTCCCCcaactcctcctccacctcctcctctctgcatGCGCCTCAGAGCCCACGCCAAGAACAAGCAGCAGTCCTGGACTCGAGGTCCGTAAAAATCAGTCGACTGAATAACACCATCAAATCTTTG aaacaacagaagaaacaagTGGAACATCAGCTGGAAGAA gaaaaggaagcaaacagTGAGAAACAGAAAGCCCAAACGGagctagag GTTCAAATCCAGAGATTGAACATAGAGAACAAGAAACTAAATACGGACCTGTATCGCACGAAACGTTCTCTCAGATACTTTGAAG ACGAGTCCAGGGATCTGGCCGGCCGCCTGCAACGTTCATCACAGCGTACAGGAGAGTTAGAGCGGGCTCTCTGTGCTGTCGCCGCCACGCAGAAGAAGCCGGATGGG TTCTTGAGCCGCAGTAAAGCACTTATGAAGATGCAGTTAGAGCAGTCCATAAGGGAGCAGATACTGCTGAAACGACACGTGACACAG TTGAAGGAGTTGCTTAAAGAAGTCCAGCTGGAGAGAGATCAATATGCACTACAAATAAAAGGAGAGAGGGCCCAGTGGCAGCAGAGGATGAGGAAAATGTCACAGGAG gtTTGCACATTGAAGGAGGCGAAGAAGCATGATACACATCGGGTAGAAGAGCTGGAGAGGAGTTTGTCCAAACTCAAAAACCAGACGG CTGAACCACTGCCCCCGGATCCCCCAGCAGTGCCCTCTGAGGTGGAGCTGCAAGATCTGAGGAAGGAGCTGGAGAGAGTGGCAGGAGAGCTCCAGGCTCAGGTGGAAAACAATCGGCGCATCAATCTCCTGAACCATGGGCAAAAGGAGAGGCTTCGCGAGCAGGAGGAGAGGCTTCAGGAGCAGCAGGAGAGGCTTCGGGAACAGGAGAAGAGGCTTCAGCAGCTGGCCGAGCCACAGAGTGACTACAAGGAGCTG AACGAGGACAAGAGCGCCCTGCAGTTGGAGCAGCAAGTAAAGGAGCTGCAGGAGAAGCTGGGCCAGGTGACGGAGATGGTCACCTCAGCCCAGAAGGAGCCagaggcagcagccccagcctcGGGGGCTGGGGGCGAGTCTGTGAGTGGGGAGACCCTCCGGGCCCTGCGGGAAGTCATGGAGAAGCTAGAG AGCGGCCTTATGGACCTCCTGGAGGAGAAGGCGGACCTGAGGgagcatgtggagaaactggaagttCGATTCATCCAGTACTGGAGAGAGAGATGCCATCA GAAAGTGCATCGCCTTCTAACAGAGCCAGGGGGCAGTGCCAAAGACGCGGCACCTGGAGGAGGACATCACCAGGCTGGCCCAGGacaaggaggaggggaag GTGAAGCTGCTGGAGCTGCAGGAGATGGTGTTGTGGCTTGTGCCAACTATAACGAGGGGCACGGCAAATTCCTGGCCACTGCCCGGAACCCTGCTGCTGAACCCGGTCCAGGAGCCCCAGCCCCCCAGGAGCTTGGGGCTGCCGACATGCATGGTG ATCTTTGTGAGGTGAGCCTCACCAACAGCGTGGAGCCTGCACAAGGAGAAGCCAGGGAGGGTTCTTCCCAGGACAACCCTACTGCACAGCCAATCGTGCAGCTCCTTGGTGAGATGCAGGACCACCAAGAGCACCCAGGCTTGGGCAGCAACCCCTGTGTGCCATGCTTTTGCTGGGCTTGGCTGCCCAGAAGAAGGAGATAA
- the LOC100449919 gene encoding golgin subfamily A member 8A isoform X2, with the protein MAEETRQSKLAAAKKKLKEYWQRNSPGVPAAAKRNRKANGSSPGTAASGGCHSSEASATGIHGEGPTSSATLKDLEVGGSGRRCSDPTGQPSNLLPPRGLGASLPAETAHTHPSPNDCSLYLSPNSSSTSSSLHAPQSPRQEQAAVLDSRSVKISRLNNTIKSLKQQKKQVEHQLEEEKEANSEKQKAQTELEVQIQRLNIENKKLNTDLYRTKRSLRYFEDESRDLAGRLQRSSQRTGELERALCAVAATQKKPDGFLSRSKALMKMQLEQSIREQILLKRHVTQLKELLKEVQLERDQYALQIKGERAQWQQRMRKMSQEVCTLKEAKKHDTHRVEELERSLSKLKNQTAEPLPPDPPAVPSEVELQDLRKELERVAGELQAQVENNRRINLLNHGQKERLREQEERLQEQQERLREQEKRLQQLAEPQSDYKELKNEDKSALQLEQQVKELQEKLGQVTEMVTSAQKEPEAAAPASGAGGESVSGETLRALREVMEKLESGLMDLLEEKADLREHVEKLEVRFIQYWRERCHQKVHRLLTEPGGSAKDAAPGGGHHQAGPGQGGGEGEAAGAAGDGVVACANYNEGHGKFLATARNPAAEPGPGAPAPQELGAADMHGDLCEVSLTNSVEPAQGEAREGSSQDNPTAQPIVQLLGEMQDHQEHPGLGSNPCVPCFCWAWLPRRRR; encoded by the exons ATATTGGCAGAGAAACAGCCCTGGTGTTCCAGCAGCAGCGAAGAGGAACAGGAAAGCAAATGGCAGTAGCCCTGGGACAGccgcttctggtggttgccactCATCTGAGGCT TCAGCAACAGGTATCCACGGGGAGGGCCCTACATCATCTGCTACCCTGAAGGATCTGGAGGTAGGAGGCTCTGGGCGGAGGTGCAGTGACCCCACAGGCCAGCCCTCCAACCTTCTCCCACCGCGGGGACTGGGTGCCTCTCTGCCAGCTGAGACAgcgcacacacaccccagccctaaTGATTGTTCTCTCTACCTCTCCCCcaactcctcctccacctcctcctctctgcatGCGCCTCAGAGCCCACGCCAAGAACAAGCAGCAGTCCTGGACTCGAGGTCCGTAAAAATCAGTCGACTGAATAACACCATCAAATCTTTG aaacaacagaagaaacaagTGGAACATCAGCTGGAAGAA gaaaaggaagcaaacagTGAGAAACAGAAAGCCCAAACGGagctagag GTTCAAATCCAGAGATTGAACATAGAGAACAAGAAACTAAATACGGACCTGTATCGCACGAAACGTTCTCTCAGATACTTTGAAG ACGAGTCCAGGGATCTGGCCGGCCGCCTGCAACGTTCATCACAGCGTACAGGAGAGTTAGAGCGGGCTCTCTGTGCTGTCGCCGCCACGCAGAAGAAGCCGGATGGG TTCTTGAGCCGCAGTAAAGCACTTATGAAGATGCAGTTAGAGCAGTCCATAAGGGAGCAGATACTGCTGAAACGACACGTGACACAG TTGAAGGAGTTGCTTAAAGAAGTCCAGCTGGAGAGAGATCAATATGCACTACAAATAAAAGGAGAGAGGGCCCAGTGGCAGCAGAGGATGAGGAAAATGTCACAGGAG gtTTGCACATTGAAGGAGGCGAAGAAGCATGATACACATCGGGTAGAAGAGCTGGAGAGGAGTTTGTCCAAACTCAAAAACCAGACGG CTGAACCACTGCCCCCGGATCCCCCAGCAGTGCCCTCTGAGGTGGAGCTGCAAGATCTGAGGAAGGAGCTGGAGAGAGTGGCAGGAGAGCTCCAGGCTCAGGTGGAAAACAATCGGCGCATCAATCTCCTGAACCATGGGCAAAAGGAGAGGCTTCGCGAGCAGGAGGAGAGGCTTCAGGAGCAGCAGGAGAGGCTTCGGGAACAGGAGAAGAGGCTTCAGCAGCTGGCCGAGCCACAGAGTGACTACAAGGAGCTG AAGAACGAGGACAAGAGCGCCCTGCAGTTGGAGCAGCAAGTAAAGGAGCTGCAGGAGAAGCTGGGCCAGGTGACGGAGATGGTCACCTCAGCCCAGAAGGAGCCagaggcagcagccccagcctcGGGGGCTGGGGGCGAGTCTGTGAGTGGGGAGACCCTCCGGGCCCTGCGGGAAGTCATGGAGAAGCTAGAG AGCGGCCTTATGGACCTCCTGGAGGAGAAGGCGGACCTGAGGgagcatgtggagaaactggaagttCGATTCATCCAGTACTGGAGAGAGAGATGCCATCA GAAAGTGCATCGCCTTCTAACAGAGCCAGGGGGCAGTGCCAAAGACGCGGCACCTGGAGGAGGACATCACCAGGCTGGCCCAGGacaaggaggaggggaag GTGAAGCTGCTGGAGCTGCAGGAGATGGTGTTGTGGCTTGTGCCAACTATAACGAGGGGCACGGCAAATTCCTGGCCACTGCCCGGAACCCTGCTGCTGAACCCGGTCCAGGAGCCCCAGCCCCCCAGGAGCTTGGGGCTGCCGACATGCATGGTG ATCTTTGTGAGGTGAGCCTCACCAACAGCGTGGAGCCTGCACAAGGAGAAGCCAGGGAGGGTTCTTCCCAGGACAACCCTACTGCACAGCCAATCGTGCAGCTCCTTGGTGAGATGCAGGACCACCAAGAGCACCCAGGCTTGGGCAGCAACCCCTGTGTGCCATGCTTTTGCTGGGCTTGGCTGCCCAGAAGAAGGAGATAA